In the Flavobacterium acetivorans genome, one interval contains:
- the ctlX gene encoding citrulline utilization hydrolase CtlX yields MKQTTNSILMIRPTAFRMNEQTAVNNYYQKAVEGLLPATVNAKAQQEFDALVEKLKAVGIDVTVVDDVLGSDSPDSIFPNNWVSFHENGDVALYPMFAENRREERREEIFDLLEDKGFQIDNIIDYTSAEEDGFYLEGTGSLLLDRANEKAYCALSPRADEELFIEFCEDFDYAPVIFEAFQTIDGERKLIYHTNVMMCLGETFAVICADCIDDKKERKMVLDNLKKDDKEVILITEDQVNSFAGNMLEVRGGDDKRYLVMSTAAHQSLTPKQIEQLEKHAAILSSSLDTIEACGGGSARCMMAEIFLPRE; encoded by the coding sequence ATGAAACAAACAACAAATTCCATATTGATGATTCGCCCGACGGCGTTTCGAATGAATGAGCAAACTGCTGTAAATAATTATTACCAAAAAGCAGTAGAAGGACTTTTGCCAGCAACTGTGAATGCTAAAGCGCAGCAGGAATTTGATGCTCTTGTCGAAAAATTGAAAGCTGTAGGTATAGATGTGACTGTTGTTGATGATGTCTTAGGTTCAGATAGTCCGGATAGTATTTTTCCAAATAATTGGGTTTCATTTCACGAAAATGGTGACGTGGCTTTGTATCCTATGTTTGCCGAAAATCGTCGTGAAGAACGTCGCGAAGAAATTTTTGACCTTCTTGAAGATAAAGGATTTCAAATAGATAATATTATAGATTATACTTCTGCCGAAGAGGATGGCTTTTATTTAGAAGGAACAGGAAGCTTGCTTTTAGATAGAGCCAATGAAAAGGCTTATTGTGCCTTATCACCCAGAGCCGATGAGGAGTTGTTCATCGAGTTTTGTGAAGATTTTGATTATGCGCCAGTAATTTTTGAGGCTTTTCAAACTATAGATGGAGAGCGAAAATTAATTTATCATACTAATGTGATGATGTGTTTAGGAGAAACTTTTGCTGTTATTTGTGCTGATTGTATCGACGATAAAAAAGAGCGCAAGATGGTTTTGGATAATCTTAAAAAAGACGATAAAGAAGTTATTTTAATTACCGAAGATCAAGTCAACAGTTTTGCAGGAAACATGCTCGAAGTTCGTGGGGGTGATGATAAAAGATATTTAGTAATGAGTACCGCTGCACATCAGAGTTTGACACCGAAGCAAATAGAACAACTAGAAAAACATGCTGCCATTCTCAGCTCCAGTTTAGATACTATTGAAGCCTGTGGTGGTGGAAGTGCCAGATGTATGATGGCAGAGATTTTCTTGCCAAGAGAATAA
- a CDS encoding citrate synthase: MSKTAILEIDGKKYEFPVIKGSENEEAIDINKLRDLTGVITLDPGYKNSGSCTSEITFLDGELGILRYRGYAIEDLAEKADFLEVSYLLIFGELPNAAQLEQFETDIRKYTLVNEEMKNIIDGFPRTAHPMGVLAALTSALTAFNPKSVNVENEKEMYEAVCKTMGKFLVIATWTYRKSMGYPLNYYDNTKGYVENFMNLMFALPTEPYKANPIVIDALDKLFILHGDHEQNCSTSTVRMVGSSHAGLFASISAGVSALWGPLHGGANQAVLEMLEEIHKNGGDTEKYMAKAKDKNDPFRLMGFGHRVYKNFDPRAKIIKKAANEVLETLGVNDPILAIAKKLEAAALEDEYFKSRNLYPNVDFYSGIIYRALGIPTDMFTVMFAIGRLPGWIAQWKEMRENKEPIGRPRQVYTGAPLRDFTPKEKR; encoded by the coding sequence ATGTCAAAAACAGCTATATTAGAAATTGATGGTAAGAAATATGAGTTTCCAGTAATCAAAGGAAGCGAAAATGAAGAAGCTATCGATATAAACAAATTAAGAGATCTAACAGGAGTAATCACGCTTGATCCAGGTTATAAAAATTCAGGTTCTTGTACTAGCGAAATAACTTTCTTAGATGGAGAACTTGGTATTTTGCGCTACAGAGGCTATGCAATTGAGGATTTGGCTGAGAAAGCGGACTTTTTAGAAGTTTCTTATCTTTTGATTTTTGGAGAATTGCCAAATGCAGCTCAATTAGAGCAATTTGAAACGGATATCAGAAAGTATACCTTGGTTAACGAGGAAATGAAAAACATCATTGATGGTTTTCCAAGAACGGCACACCCAATGGGAGTGTTGGCAGCTTTGACTAGTGCTCTGACAGCATTTAATCCTAAGTCGGTAAATGTTGAAAACGAAAAGGAAATGTATGAGGCTGTTTGTAAAACTATGGGTAAATTCCTGGTTATTGCAACTTGGACTTATAGAAAGAGCATGGGTTATCCTTTAAATTATTATGATAATACAAAAGGTTACGTAGAAAACTTCATGAATTTAATGTTTGCATTACCAACGGAGCCTTATAAAGCCAATCCGATAGTAATTGATGCATTGGATAAATTGTTTATTCTTCACGGTGATCATGAGCAAAACTGTTCGACATCAACTGTAAGAATGGTTGGTTCTTCTCATGCTGGATTATTCGCTTCTATTTCTGCCGGGGTTTCTGCACTTTGGGGGCCATTGCACGGAGGAGCAAATCAAGCTGTTCTTGAAATGTTAGAAGAGATCCATAAGAACGGTGGAGATACCGAGAAATACATGGCTAAAGCCAAAGATAAAAATGATCCTTTCCGATTAATGGGATTTGGTCATAGAGTATATAAGAATTTCGATCCTCGTGCCAAAATCATCAAGAAGGCGGCAAATGAAGTTTTGGAAACTTTAGGGGTGAACGATCCAATTCTTGCAATTGCAAAAAAATTAGAAGCAGCCGCTTTAGAAGATGAGTATTTCAAATCTAGAAATTTATATCCAAATGTAGATTTCTATTCTGGAATTATTTATAGAGCTTTAGGTATTCCTACTGATATGTTTACCGTTATGTTTGCAATAGGACGATTACCGGGCTGGATTGCACAATGGAAAGAAATGCGTGAAAATAAAGAACCTATTGGTAGACCAAGGCAAGTATATACAGGTGCTCCTTTAAGGGACTTTACACCAAAAGAGAAAAGATAA
- the eno gene encoding phosphopyruvate hydratase codes for MSIIIKIHARQIFDSRGNPTIEVDVVTDNGVLGRAAVPSGASTGEHEAVELRDGGKAFLGKGVLNAVNNVNTIIAEELLGTSVFEQNLIDQMMIDLDGTPNKSKLGANAILGVSLAVAKAAANELGLPLYRYIGGVSANTLPVPMMNIINGGSHSDAPIAFQEFMIFPVKATSFSHSMQMGTEIFHSLKKVLHDRGLSTAVGDEGGFAPNLAGGTEDALDTIKKAVENAGYTFGDEIMIALDCAAAEFYVNGKYDYTKFEGETGKVRSSAEQVEYLAELVAKYPIISIEDGMDENDWDGWKLLTEKIGDKVQLVGDDLFVTNVERLSTGIDKGIANSILIKVNQIGTLTETIAAVNMAKNAGYTSVMSHRSGETEDNTIADLAVALNCGQIKTGSASRSDRMAKYNQLLRIEEELGNTAYFPGKNAFKIK; via the coding sequence ATGAGTATTATTATCAAAATTCACGCAAGACAAATTTTCGATTCAAGAGGAAATCCTACAATAGAAGTAGATGTAGTTACGGATAACGGTGTTTTAGGAAGAGCGGCAGTTCCTTCTGGAGCCTCAACAGGAGAACATGAAGCGGTTGAATTACGTGACGGAGGAAAAGCCTTTTTAGGAAAAGGAGTTTTGAATGCAGTGAATAATGTTAATACCATTATTGCCGAAGAACTTTTGGGTACATCTGTTTTCGAACAAAATTTAATTGATCAAATGATGATCGATTTAGATGGTACTCCAAACAAATCTAAATTAGGTGCAAATGCTATACTTGGAGTTTCGCTTGCTGTTGCCAAAGCGGCTGCAAATGAATTAGGATTGCCATTATACAGATACATTGGAGGAGTTTCGGCAAATACTTTGCCTGTTCCTATGATGAATATCATCAACGGAGGTTCACATTCTGATGCGCCTATCGCTTTCCAGGAATTCATGATTTTCCCTGTAAAAGCAACTTCTTTTTCTCATTCTATGCAAATGGGAACGGAAATTTTCCATAGTCTTAAAAAAGTATTACACGATAGAGGACTTTCGACAGCTGTTGGTGACGAAGGAGGTTTTGCTCCAAACTTAGCCGGAGGAACTGAAGATGCCTTAGATACAATCAAAAAAGCAGTTGAAAATGCCGGATATACATTTGGTGATGAGATTATGATTGCTTTAGACTGTGCTGCTGCTGAGTTTTATGTAAACGGAAAATACGATTACACTAAATTTGAAGGTGAAACAGGAAAAGTAAGATCTTCTGCTGAGCAAGTGGAGTATTTAGCGGAATTAGTGGCTAAATATCCAATCATTTCTATCGAAGACGGTATGGATGAAAATGACTGGGATGGATGGAAATTGCTTACAGAGAAAATCGGTGATAAAGTGCAATTAGTTGGTGATGATTTATTTGTGACTAATGTAGAGCGTTTATCTACAGGTATTGATAAAGGAATCGCTAATTCAATTCTTATCAAAGTAAACCAAATTGGTACTTTGACCGAAACGATTGCTGCGGTAAATATGGCTAAAAATGCAGGATATACTTCAGTAATGTCACACCGTTCAGGTGAAACAGAAGATAATACAATTGCTGATTTAGCAGTTGCTTTGAACTGTGGACAAATAAAAACAGGTTCGGCTTCTCGTTCAGATCGTATGGCAAAATACAATCAGTTGTTAAGAATTGAAGAAGAATTAGGAAATACAGCTTATTTTCCTGGAAAAAATGCTTTCAAAATAAAATAA